The DNA window ACGATATCACCCTCGTATATCTCCACACCGTTTTTGTCATGGAGTCCGGTGAATTGGCATACCGTCTCAGGTATAACCGTATATGCAAGGTTCTCGTTGTTAAGGTCTACGATATGGAGAAGGCCCCACATCTTTGTTAAATAACCGTAGACAAATTCATCATTATCTACTCTCTCCCCGCGAAATTTAATCTCTCTTTTCATCTTCATTCCTCCTTGGA is part of the Desulfitobacterium chlororespirans DSM 11544 genome and encodes:
- a CDS encoding YopX family protein, which produces MKREIKFRGERVDNDEFVYGYLTKMWGLLHIVDLNNENLAYTVIPETVCQFTGLHDKNGVEIYEGDIVRHNGNLESLIEFDAEDAGFKSKNKYFGKLHPSKEFFKDHVEAIGNIYQHPHLLEGAGHD